From the Armatimonadia bacterium genome, one window contains:
- a CDS encoding sugar-binding protein yields the protein MVRTLPLLVALLAVNLTSCVRAQDALDIKVYPATRAEGTIHVDGELAEAAWAAAPLVSGFTQYDKPTLMEVQTSFRVLYDDNRLYFGITCDEPRMDKLVPLAHGRDAKEIFGSEAVEVFLDPTHDHSHYFQFGVNAAGSLFDGRGNDPYWNSKAVAKTTLGNTSWTLELAIPWEDLGVQPKQGEVIGFNVDRDRNLLNAREWSNWAQQNANFHDPERFAHLVLSPTAEQLGKLGPELRKGDRRGALLVYGQEGFSQGSYRVLAEEALAKLEAYVKEFVRLSTQETDALTRKELETRAAQYQADLAQLAEAVRGPKALDAAAWVKTDLRISQLIHSMELSIWDARLAALLAGI from the coding sequence ATGGTGCGCACACTACCGCTGCTGGTTGCCCTTTTGGCTGTCAACCTGACATCCTGTGTCAGGGCACAAGACGCCTTGGACATCAAGGTATACCCCGCGACGAGAGCCGAGGGAACCATCCATGTCGACGGCGAACTCGCCGAGGCTGCCTGGGCTGCTGCGCCGCTGGTCAGCGGCTTCACGCAGTATGACAAGCCCACGCTCATGGAGGTGCAGACCTCCTTCCGGGTGCTCTACGACGACAACCGCCTGTACTTCGGGATCACCTGCGACGAGCCCCGGATGGACAAGCTCGTGCCCCTTGCCCACGGCAGGGATGCGAAGGAGATCTTCGGGAGCGAGGCCGTCGAGGTGTTCCTTGACCCGACCCACGACCACTCGCACTACTTCCAGTTCGGCGTCAACGCGGCAGGCAGTCTATTCGACGGCCGCGGCAATGACCCGTACTGGAACTCGAAGGCGGTCGCCAAGACCACGCTCGGGAATACGTCCTGGACCCTCGAGCTCGCCATTCCATGGGAGGACCTGGGCGTGCAGCCCAAACAGGGAGAGGTCATCGGCTTCAACGTGGACCGTGACCGCAACCTCCTGAACGCTCGGGAGTGGAGCAACTGGGCCCAACAGAACGCCAACTTCCACGACCCCGAGCGGTTTGCGCACCTGGTTCTGTCACCGACCGCCGAGCAACTCGGCAAGCTCGGACCGGAGCTGCGCAAAGGCGACCGACGCGGAGCGCTTCTGGTGTACGGCCAGGAGGGGTTCTCTCAGGGCAGCTATCGCGTGCTCGCGGAGGAGGCCCTGGCGAAGCTCGAAGCCTACGTGAAGGAGTTCGTGCGGCTGAGCACCCAGGAGACCGACGCGCTGACGCGAAAGGAACTGGAGACGCGGGCAGCTCAGTATCAGGCCGACCTTGCGCAGCTGGCGGAGGCGGTCCGTGGGCCGAAGGCCCTGGACGCAGCCGCCTGGGTCAAGACCGACCTTCGCATCTCACAGCTCATCCATAGCATGGAGTTGAGCATCTGGGACGCCCGACTGGCAGCGCTCCTGGCCGGAATCTAG
- a CDS encoding PEP-CTERM sorting domain-containing protein, whose translation MVRRAPCVVMMLLLVLLSPAARAVPFIYAAETYAHADDWYTAFPYQRNAMIDFATNPSNWPVDPVNGSARDLLPGVNYGLEGTHDAALYASDWLQINGEYSWLPTDLLLGSSRTGILFFDNRGSGTARQISLTWHLDNIALNNLRKDVWSELIWLQGTQNTAVDILLTPQPGFEVKKLYYAFPGPIQQSDGWLADDGYGQIMRNPEWEEATLLVNIAANDFFAIDSWHTATECVPEPGTWALFGVGLAAILLGRRRRAG comes from the coding sequence ATGGTAAGGCGCGCGCCGTGCGTCGTCATGATGTTGCTCCTCGTGCTTCTCAGCCCCGCTGCAAGGGCCGTGCCCTTCATCTACGCAGCCGAGACCTACGCGCATGCCGACGATTGGTACACTGCCTTCCCCTATCAACGCAACGCGATGATCGACTTCGCCACCAACCCAAGCAACTGGCCGGTCGACCCAGTGAACGGTTCCGCTCGCGATCTGCTACCCGGCGTGAACTACGGCCTCGAAGGGACACACGACGCCGCCCTGTACGCCTCGGACTGGCTGCAGATCAACGGTGAGTACTCGTGGCTGCCAACCGATCTTCTGCTGGGCTCAAGCCGTACCGGCATCCTCTTCTTCGACAACAGGGGGAGCGGGACTGCGCGGCAGATCAGTCTGACCTGGCACTTGGACAACATCGCCCTAAACAACCTCAGGAAGGACGTCTGGTCTGAGCTGATTTGGCTTCAGGGCACTCAGAACACCGCCGTCGACATACTCCTTACGCCCCAGCCAGGCTTCGAGGTCAAGAAGCTCTACTATGCCTTCCCGGGACCGATCCAGCAAAGTGACGGCTGGCTCGCAGACGACGGATACGGCCAGATCATGCGGAACCCGGAATGGGAAGAAGCCACGCTGCTGGTGAACATCGCCGCGAACGACTTCTTCGCGATTGACAGCTGGCATACGGCCACGGAGTGCGTACCGGAGCCCGGAACCTGGGCGCTCTTCGGCGTTGGCCTGGCAGCGATCCTCCTGGGACGTCGACGTCGGGCCGGCTGA
- a CDS encoding beta-galactosidase has product MHKLHLMVAVVGALATFPGWCQDAVEIEENHALSLDLPTPHTDWAQPYAGGKTRVLFISNARGTEPREAVELMQRFDLDLQSVYWARIVDTTNEQWHGGELGEKRLLRLLAQKWDCFVFFHIPLTNMSAQQQYLLLKAVTEGAGLVLVGVDDKRVLKPINQLREIPTFLTPGPVGDAFLVGKGRALRLPHRPQIDYYEGWETDYDCWQERLGRAVLWTAHKDPAAALGLALSEPKLDRAAQGKVTVNLSGRLVGEKPMLHLSLRRGPDAPYQFPVREMAPGTPVEVALPTLPAGTYHVDARLISQVGVEAWATVPFEVTSGRTVKEVALQQTWGEVGDHLQGAVSLQGRPLEGELLRIRLLDPARRELMRKDLLPSHEKAEFDFVLQDWMPMLVTVEAQLRDRTGEVAGAYRYFNVTRRNRGHFNFLMWDFPTDTMAPYVLRSLADTGVTLMLNGNPAPPLTLAANNLSYVPYTTRVVSKLNADGIMQPFCWNDPKAVKDHVTKLAEKYLPSRQHGVFVYSLGDEVDTRGCCLSPYCAEAYRAYLQESYGTLEALNRSWGTAFADWTEVGLSKAGDNEEASSLNAKDYPRWFDRQAFKSYNMVMFCQKYAQAYSAIDPQARTGFEGAGRFEAGDDLDLIVRENAFWSPYPGTADEVIRSIAPPGYPHSNWMGYTKDADSLLSKYWRMVTRGMDSVWWWRWDGIGRFRGWLSPDLSPWPAVDDILRDTQMIRDGLGDLLLQSTMLDDGVAMLYSYPSTFAHKLGDGGTFGGYEATHSATHQALRDKGLQFRYVTDRMLRLGEFDGRRYQVLLLTRAEAIGDREAEVIRQFVADGGTVIADVRPGIYDDHCKPRAAGVLDDLFGIKRTASTPATRADVEVPGTKLAGVPVDTSVSLADGTAAAVVGGAPVLISKQSGKGKAILLNFVPATAATSAKSASGVADLQANFLGRLLEQAGVKPLINLADATGKPVRGVEVVRWRDRGIQIVALFRETSGGSPETVTVSLPGARYVHDLRNHKTFGRTRTFTTSVLPCRASFFALCGTEIQTPEVRLASSAVEPGTVVKASVTVPGAEGFHAVRIRLKSAGTEAKWASQIVLADRGNATVQIPIAYNDPAGTYEVSAVDLFSNQATVARFAVREPADANRP; this is encoded by the coding sequence ATGCACAAGCTTCATCTGATGGTGGCGGTCGTGGGTGCGCTGGCGACCTTTCCGGGCTGGTGCCAGGATGCGGTCGAGATCGAGGAGAACCACGCTCTCAGCCTCGACCTTCCCACACCGCACACCGACTGGGCTCAGCCCTACGCCGGCGGGAAGACCCGGGTGCTGTTCATCAGCAACGCTCGCGGTACTGAACCCCGCGAGGCCGTCGAGCTGATGCAGCGCTTCGACCTCGACCTGCAGAGCGTCTACTGGGCTCGGATCGTGGACACCACCAACGAGCAGTGGCACGGCGGCGAACTGGGCGAGAAGCGCCTTCTGCGCCTCCTCGCGCAGAAGTGGGACTGCTTCGTCTTCTTCCATATCCCCCTGACCAACATGAGCGCACAGCAGCAGTACCTGCTCCTCAAGGCGGTCACCGAGGGCGCCGGGCTGGTTCTCGTCGGCGTGGATGACAAACGTGTCCTCAAGCCGATCAACCAACTCAGGGAGATCCCGACCTTCCTGACTCCCGGGCCGGTCGGCGATGCCTTCCTCGTGGGCAAGGGTCGTGCACTCCGCCTTCCGCACAGACCGCAGATCGACTACTACGAAGGCTGGGAGACTGACTACGACTGCTGGCAGGAGCGCCTGGGACGCGCCGTCCTGTGGACCGCTCACAAGGACCCCGCAGCGGCCCTGGGTCTTGCGCTGTCCGAGCCGAAGCTGGATCGTGCCGCACAGGGCAAAGTAACCGTCAACCTGTCGGGCAGGCTGGTCGGCGAGAAGCCCATGCTGCATCTGTCTCTGCGTCGTGGGCCGGACGCTCCCTACCAGTTCCCGGTTCGCGAAATGGCACCCGGCACCCCGGTCGAGGTCGCCCTTCCGACACTTCCAGCAGGAACCTATCATGTCGACGCCAGGCTGATCAGTCAGGTGGGAGTCGAGGCCTGGGCCACCGTACCCTTTGAGGTCACCTCGGGGCGCACCGTGAAGGAGGTCGCTCTGCAGCAGACCTGGGGTGAAGTCGGTGACCACCTTCAGGGAGCAGTCTCACTGCAGGGGCGTCCTCTCGAAGGTGAGCTCCTGCGGATCCGGCTGCTTGACCCCGCCCGGCGCGAGTTGATGCGCAAGGACCTCCTGCCTTCACACGAGAAGGCCGAGTTCGACTTTGTGCTCCAGGACTGGATGCCGATGCTGGTCACGGTCGAGGCTCAGCTTCGTGACCGCACGGGCGAGGTCGCCGGCGCCTACCGCTACTTCAACGTCACCAGGCGCAACCGCGGGCACTTCAACTTCCTGATGTGGGACTTCCCCACCGACACTATGGCGCCCTACGTCCTCCGCAGCCTGGCCGACACCGGCGTTACCCTGATGCTGAACGGGAACCCGGCACCTCCCCTCACGCTGGCCGCCAACAACCTCAGCTACGTGCCCTACACGACCAGGGTCGTGTCCAAGCTCAATGCAGACGGTATCATGCAACCCTTCTGCTGGAACGACCCGAAGGCGGTGAAGGACCACGTCACGAAGCTGGCGGAGAAGTACCTGCCTTCCCGTCAGCATGGGGTTTTCGTCTACTCTCTGGGCGATGAAGTAGACACACGCGGCTGCTGTCTGTCGCCTTACTGCGCCGAGGCTTACCGGGCCTACCTCCAGGAGAGCTACGGCACGCTGGAGGCGCTCAACCGGTCCTGGGGCACTGCCTTCGCCGACTGGACCGAGGTCGGGTTGTCGAAGGCTGGCGACAACGAGGAGGCAAGCTCCCTCAACGCCAAGGACTACCCCCGCTGGTTCGACCGTCAGGCCTTCAAGTCATATAACATGGTTATGTTTTGCCAGAAGTACGCCCAGGCCTACTCCGCCATCGACCCCCAGGCCCGCACAGGCTTTGAGGGTGCTGGACGCTTCGAGGCCGGCGACGACCTTGACCTGATCGTCCGCGAGAACGCCTTCTGGTCGCCCTACCCGGGGACTGCCGACGAGGTGATCCGCTCGATCGCGCCGCCGGGGTACCCTCACTCGAACTGGATGGGCTACACGAAGGACGCAGACTCGCTGCTGTCCAAGTACTGGCGGATGGTCACACGGGGCATGGACTCCGTGTGGTGGTGGCGCTGGGACGGCATCGGGCGTTTCCGGGGTTGGCTGTCACCAGACCTGAGCCCCTGGCCGGCAGTGGATGACATCCTGCGCGACACCCAGATGATTCGTGACGGCCTCGGTGACCTGCTCCTGCAGAGCACCATGCTCGACGACGGGGTTGCGATGCTGTACTCATACCCTTCCACCTTCGCCCACAAGCTCGGCGACGGTGGTACTTTCGGCGGCTACGAGGCCACTCACTCGGCCACCCACCAGGCTCTGCGCGACAAGGGCCTGCAGTTTCGCTATGTCACCGACCGCATGCTCAGGCTGGGTGAGTTCGACGGTCGACGATACCAGGTGCTCCTCCTGACCCGGGCCGAGGCCATCGGCGACCGTGAAGCCGAGGTGATCCGGCAGTTCGTGGCCGACGGCGGCACGGTGATCGCCGACGTGCGCCCGGGCATCTACGACGACCACTGCAAGCCCCGGGCGGCAGGGGTCCTCGATGACCTGTTCGGCATCAAGCGAACCGCTTCGACACCAGCCACCAGGGCCGACGTGGAGGTGCCGGGGACCAAGCTCGCCGGCGTTCCGGTGGATACCTCGGTCAGCCTGGCCGACGGGACGGCGGCTGCCGTGGTCGGCGGAGCACCGGTGCTCATCTCCAAACAGTCCGGCAAGGGCAAGGCCATCCTGCTGAACTTCGTTCCGGCGACTGCGGCGACGTCCGCTAAGTCTGCCTCGGGCGTGGCTGACCTTCAGGCCAACTTCCTGGGACGTCTCCTGGAACAGGCCGGCGTCAAGCCGCTCATCAATCTGGCCGACGCAACCGGCAAGCCCGTGCGAGGTGTCGAGGTCGTTCGGTGGCGCGACCGGGGAATCCAGATCGTCGCCCTGTTCCGCGAGACTTCGGGCGGCTCACCGGAGACCGTTACGGTCAGCCTTCCCGGTGCTCGCTACGTGCATGACCTGCGCAACCACAAGACCTTCGGCCGGACGCGGACCTTCACCACTTCGGTCCTCCCCTGCCGTGCAAGCTTCTTTGCGCTCTGCGGCACCGAGATCCAGACGCCCGAAGTGCGTCTGGCCTCGAGCGCCGTTGAGCCCGGAACCGTTGTGAAGGCCAGTGTCACTGTGCCCGGCGCAGAGGGCTTCCATGCAGTCCGGATCCGTCTGAAGTCGGCGGGCACCGAGGCCAAGTGGGCCTCACAGATAGTGCTGGCCGACCGGGGCAACGCCACGGTGCAGATACCCATCGCCTACAACGATCCCGCCGGTACCTACGAGGTGAGTGCCGTCGATCTGTTCTCCAACCAGGCCACCGTGGCGCGCTTTGCGGTTCGGGAACCTGCCGACGCCAACCGGCCCTGA
- a CDS encoding polysaccharide biosynthesis tyrosine autokinase: MQSTTPRFDARDYFRILQKRKWFIVLVGLAAMLIGGLYAVSYPKTFEASSLILVRQKPAGVVWLTDPNAGVAGGDQLALETQASMVTSGELAGKVAVALKDKKSGERIVTDMAEVQTALTATPMPPDRIRVGASSSSERNAIAFANEAAQQFLLMNTDFRQEQDRRAREYLEETLRKTEDQLRQAQQDITAFQNMTGVFTADAGAERTAQTLSMVEGSIASAEAELAATRAQVQAVDGMVNRARSAGKGTQTIPNPTIGALRQQLIGAEIALAELRTRYQESHPAVRTLEERVASLKSQIAAGPATIQVPFGTMGAGSTTFAQQRDALVAREADLMGRVSALQQSLAKAKVEASRLPNRLARMEELKSRAELLTETRARVLRELESKRLQEEAKGGTAMILDSAARATSVSPSVSRGLLFAGVLGLVTGIALALVLEALDDTIHAPEDITRETDTTFLGMVPLLETGAEDLITIIAPKSPPAEAYRTLRSNINFSLLDEPARRFLVTSAGAGEGKSATAANLAVVFAQAGQSVLLVDTDLRRPSLHRLFHCESTRGLTNILVGESTIDDVVQDTHVEGLRLVASGPLPPNPAEMLDSAAMQRLIDELANHADVVIFDSPPAIVLTDAVILSSKIDRTILVAEAGQVTREAFSEAIRLITNARGNILGVILNKLRLSASDYYYYYYYYDYSRETPRINTPPMSSDDV; encoded by the coding sequence ATGCAAAGCACGACGCCCCGTTTCGATGCACGGGACTACTTCCGAATTCTCCAGAAGCGGAAGTGGTTCATTGTGCTCGTCGGTCTTGCCGCCATGTTGATCGGCGGCCTCTACGCAGTCTCCTACCCCAAGACCTTCGAGGCCAGTAGCCTCATCCTCGTTCGCCAGAAGCCCGCCGGGGTCGTCTGGCTGACGGATCCCAATGCGGGAGTCGCCGGCGGAGATCAGCTCGCGCTTGAGACGCAGGCGAGCATGGTCACCAGCGGCGAACTGGCCGGGAAAGTGGCTGTGGCACTCAAGGACAAGAAGTCCGGCGAGCGCATAGTCACTGACATGGCCGAGGTTCAGACGGCGCTCACCGCGACCCCGATGCCGCCGGACCGGATTCGCGTTGGCGCCAGTTCCTCCAGTGAGAGAAACGCCATCGCTTTTGCCAATGAGGCCGCCCAGCAGTTCCTGCTGATGAACACCGACTTCCGGCAGGAGCAGGATCGCCGGGCTCGTGAGTACCTCGAAGAGACGCTGCGCAAGACCGAGGACCAACTCCGGCAGGCTCAGCAAGACATCACCGCCTTCCAGAACATGACGGGGGTCTTCACGGCGGATGCCGGGGCTGAGCGCACCGCGCAGACGCTCAGCATGGTCGAGGGCAGCATCGCCTCCGCCGAGGCTGAACTGGCTGCCACGCGTGCCCAGGTCCAGGCGGTCGACGGCATGGTGAACAGGGCAAGGAGCGCGGGCAAGGGCACGCAGACGATTCCGAACCCCACGATTGGCGCCCTGCGTCAGCAGCTCATCGGCGCCGAGATTGCGCTTGCCGAGTTGCGCACTCGGTACCAGGAGTCGCATCCGGCTGTTCGTACGCTTGAGGAACGGGTGGCTTCGCTGAAGTCGCAGATTGCGGCGGGGCCCGCCACCATACAGGTTCCCTTTGGGACGATGGGTGCCGGCTCAACGACCTTCGCTCAGCAGCGCGACGCTCTCGTGGCTCGCGAGGCGGACCTGATGGGTCGTGTGTCGGCGCTGCAGCAGTCCCTGGCCAAGGCGAAGGTCGAGGCTTCCCGGCTCCCGAATCGCCTGGCCCGAATGGAGGAGCTCAAGTCGCGCGCCGAGCTGCTGACTGAGACGCGAGCCCGTGTCTTGCGCGAACTGGAGTCCAAGCGGCTGCAGGAGGAGGCCAAGGGCGGTACGGCGATGATCTTGGACAGCGCTGCCCGAGCGACCTCCGTGAGCCCCTCCGTAAGCCGAGGTCTGCTCTTCGCGGGCGTCCTGGGTCTCGTGACCGGGATTGCCCTTGCGCTGGTGCTGGAGGCCCTGGACGATACCATTCACGCACCCGAGGACATCACGCGTGAGACCGACACTACCTTCCTGGGTATGGTGCCGCTGCTGGAGACGGGCGCCGAGGACCTCATCACCATCATTGCCCCGAAAAGTCCACCTGCTGAAGCGTACCGGACCTTACGGTCCAACATCAACTTCTCGCTGCTGGATGAGCCTGCACGCCGATTCCTTGTGACCAGCGCCGGTGCGGGTGAAGGCAAGAGTGCGACGGCGGCCAATCTCGCCGTGGTCTTCGCGCAAGCCGGCCAGAGCGTGCTGCTGGTGGACACCGACCTGCGACGTCCATCGCTGCACCGGCTATTCCACTGTGAGTCGACGCGCGGTCTGACCAACATCCTCGTCGGGGAGTCGACCATCGACGATGTGGTTCAGGATACGCACGTTGAGGGGCTGCGTCTCGTTGCCAGCGGTCCACTGCCGCCGAATCCGGCCGAGATGCTGGACTCGGCTGCGATGCAGCGCCTCATCGACGAACTGGCGAACCACGCCGACGTGGTCATCTTCGACTCGCCTCCTGCGATCGTCCTCACTGACGCCGTGATCCTGTCCTCCAAGATCGACCGGACGATTCTGGTCGCCGAGGCCGGGCAGGTTACCCGCGAGGCCTTTAGCGAGGCTATTCGGCTCATCACGAATGCTCGCGGCAACATCCTTGGCGTCATCCTCAACAAGCTGCGTCTGAGCGCCAGCGACTACTACTACTATTACTACTACTACGACTACAGTCGCGAGACGCCGCGCATCAACACCCCGCCCATGTCCTCGGACGACGTCTAG
- a CDS encoding DUF3160 domain-containing protein produces MRGLSLAALCCVLTSLCHAALPGRYESKVTPKVAGYAIPADLTGVRDLDKASQLSTAQREALARRGFVVIPDEAEQMFLLYEEYGDDSDKGPMPNFITVDSVLQAYHIFFDFSLRTIEKGYLIKYATELTQLCAGLAVRDLQQAPPGMLQDAAARNLAYFLVARNLLTGQEPGVSAEVPRKAEVIAWAKAELPKIAAHAGRAPSELMQRTVHYDQFVPRGHYTRGEALGKYFKGMMWYGTLGFTLDPLRDNENLARVHTLQALLITRMMGANEWGAGLWDRIYEPTNFCVGGADDLTWRDYLPIAGQVFGKAVPLTALANRAKLDTFLAEARTKLPAPRIAPAFLEADSAGNLEQIAAPPQGREFRVMGQRFIPDSYAMQKLVWPAVSSDDDPRYWPMGLDVMAVLGSGRARQLLVETFKQNRYDRYTQQLEALKQEFAETPESKWWSTLYWGWLHSLQPLFAEKGEGYPTFMRSSAWLDKELVTAQGSWAQLRHDTILYGKPSGAELGAAEPTMVEGYVEPYPEVFGRLAYLAALSRDGLKQRELLPDNLSEAYGRFEDTLMFLKTCAEKELQNQALTKEEYARIQFFGGELERLTLDVIEGGQGMSNWFQIQNEADREMATIADVHTSFDSCLEVGVGRAQRIYVVVPRPRGGLQLAKGGVMSYYEFKWPVSDRLTDEKWIEMLGAGKAPAMPAWTGSFVVP; encoded by the coding sequence ATGCGAGGTCTGTCCCTGGCCGCATTGTGTTGTGTCCTTACCAGCCTCTGTCACGCTGCGTTGCCTGGTCGCTACGAGTCCAAAGTGACCCCGAAGGTGGCGGGCTACGCGATCCCGGCGGACCTTACCGGGGTGCGTGACCTCGATAAGGCCTCGCAGCTTTCGACGGCTCAGCGGGAGGCTCTCGCGCGCCGGGGTTTCGTCGTGATCCCGGACGAGGCTGAGCAGATGTTCCTGCTGTACGAGGAGTATGGTGACGACTCTGACAAGGGACCGATGCCGAACTTCATCACCGTCGATTCGGTCCTGCAGGCCTACCACATCTTCTTTGACTTCAGCCTGCGTACGATTGAGAAGGGCTATCTGATCAAGTATGCCACGGAGCTGACGCAGCTCTGTGCTGGACTGGCGGTGCGCGATCTGCAGCAGGCGCCGCCGGGGATGCTCCAGGATGCCGCGGCTCGGAATCTGGCCTACTTCCTGGTGGCTCGGAACCTGCTGACGGGTCAGGAACCCGGGGTCAGCGCCGAGGTGCCACGGAAGGCCGAAGTGATTGCCTGGGCCAAGGCTGAGCTGCCGAAGATAGCCGCCCATGCGGGTCGTGCGCCTTCGGAGTTGATGCAGCGGACGGTGCATTACGACCAGTTCGTTCCGCGAGGGCACTACACTCGGGGCGAGGCCCTCGGGAAGTACTTCAAGGGTATGATGTGGTACGGCACCCTCGGGTTCACTCTGGACCCGCTGCGCGACAACGAGAACCTGGCAAGGGTACACACGCTGCAGGCCTTGCTCATCACTCGGATGATGGGTGCGAACGAGTGGGGAGCCGGTCTCTGGGACCGGATCTACGAGCCGACCAACTTCTGTGTCGGCGGAGCCGACGACCTTACCTGGCGCGATTACCTGCCGATCGCCGGACAGGTCTTCGGCAAGGCAGTGCCGCTCACGGCTCTGGCAAATCGGGCGAAGCTAGACACTTTCCTGGCCGAGGCTCGGACGAAGCTCCCGGCTCCTCGAATTGCGCCGGCCTTCCTTGAGGCGGATAGTGCGGGCAACCTCGAGCAGATCGCGGCACCGCCCCAGGGTCGCGAGTTCCGGGTTATGGGCCAGCGGTTCATCCCCGACTCCTACGCGATGCAGAAGCTGGTGTGGCCCGCCGTCTCCTCCGATGACGACCCTCGCTACTGGCCGATGGGGCTGGATGTGATGGCCGTCCTTGGCTCCGGAAGGGCGCGCCAGTTGTTGGTGGAGACCTTCAAGCAGAACCGGTACGATCGGTACACACAGCAGCTTGAGGCGCTGAAGCAGGAGTTCGCCGAGACGCCGGAGTCCAAGTGGTGGTCGACCCTGTACTGGGGCTGGCTGCACTCGCTGCAGCCACTGTTTGCCGAGAAGGGCGAGGGCTACCCAACCTTCATGCGCAGCTCTGCCTGGCTCGATAAGGAGCTAGTGACGGCACAGGGCAGTTGGGCGCAGCTCCGACACGACACGATCCTGTATGGCAAGCCTTCGGGTGCGGAGCTTGGGGCCGCTGAACCGACCATGGTGGAAGGGTACGTGGAGCCCTACCCGGAGGTGTTCGGTCGTCTGGCGTATCTGGCGGCGCTCTCCCGCGACGGGCTCAAACAGCGGGAACTGCTTCCCGACAACCTGTCGGAGGCCTACGGCCGCTTCGAGGACACACTGATGTTCCTGAAGACCTGTGCCGAGAAGGAGTTGCAGAACCAGGCTCTGACCAAGGAGGAGTACGCGCGCATCCAGTTCTTTGGGGGAGAGCTGGAGCGGCTCACTCTCGATGTCATCGAGGGCGGTCAGGGCATGAGTAACTGGTTCCAGATCCAGAATGAGGCCGACCGTGAGATGGCGACAATCGCCGATGTTCACACGAGCTTCGATAGCTGTCTTGAAGTCGGCGTCGGCAGGGCTCAGCGGATCTATGTGGTTGTGCCGCGACCCAGGGGCGGGCTTCAGTTGGCCAAAGGCGGCGTGATGTCGTACTATGAGTTCAAGTGGCCGGTGAGCGATCGTCTCACCGACGAGAAGTGGATCGAGATGCTTGGCGCCGGGAAGGCCCCGGCGATGCCCGCCTGGACCGGCAGCTTCGTGGTGCCGTAA